The following are encoded in a window of Spiroplasma tabanidicola genomic DNA:
- a CDS encoding coiled-coil domain-containing protein — translation MDDFLKEQKKWMKKNNKKIEEMNKKFIQALKWNEEMNKRIEETNKRIEETNKRIEETNKRIEETNKRIEETNKRIEETNKRRKEVWKESIILLEKWDYIEQEFKSIAHDINMKIKRFLDSEENERIFDA, via the coding sequence ATGGATGATTTTTTAAAAGAGCAAAAAAAATGAATGAAAAAAAATAATAAAAAAATTGAAGAAATGAATAAAAAATTTATTCAAGCTTTGAAATGAAATGAAGAAATGAATAAAAGAATTGAAGAAACAAATAAAAGAATTGAAGAAACAAATAAAAGAATTGAAGAAACAAATAAAAGAATTGAAGAAACAAATAAAAGAATTGAAGAAACAAATAAAAGAATTGAAGAAACAAATAAAAGACGAAAAGAAGTTTGAAAAGAATCAATAATATTATTAGAAAAGTGAGATTATATCGAACAAGAATTTAAAAGCATAGCCCATGATATTAATATGAAAATTAAAAGATTTTTAGATTCAGAAGAAAACGAAAGAATTTTTGATGCTTAA
- a CDS encoding DDE-type integrase/transposase/recombinase, with protein MHKTTFYKKQKIRSYKYNNLKSEVVKILSESKFIYGSRKISILLEKEKIFICDRTLRHYLKRWGYIIKTRIKKRKQESKNIYAKYKDLVKRNYNPSIDNIIATDVSYIPGLVEGNYYYISAAISHKTKKIESWCLSKNNNTQLVVDTITKINKSNFILHSDHGSQYSSNEVTELVKQINGQTSMSRVGNSLDNREIEYFFSCLKGEYLNHINTSKMSFKEIFNHIDWYNKKRIQKVLNWKTPASACVNI; from the coding sequence ATGCATAAAACAACTTTTTATAAAAAGCAAAAAATTAGAAGTTATAAATACAATAATTTAAAAAGTGAAGTTGTGAAAATCTTAAGTGAGTCTAAGTTTATCTATGGCAGTAGAAAAATAAGTATATTATTAGAAAAAGAAAAAATATTCATATGCGATAGAACTTTAAGACATTATTTAAAAAGATGAGGTTATATAATCAAAACAAGAATTAAAAAAAGAAAACAAGAATCGAAAAATATTTATGCTAAATATAAAGACTTAGTTAAACGCAATTATAATCCAAGTATTGATAATATTATTGCGACTGATGTATCTTACATACCTGGTTTGGTAGAAGGAAATTATTATTATATATCTGCGGCTATTAGTCATAAAACTAAAAAAATTGAGTCATGATGCTTGTCAAAAAATAATAATACACAGTTGGTTGTTGATACTATAACTAAAATTAATAAATCTAATTTTATTCTACATTCAGATCATGGTTCTCAATATTCAAGTAACGAGGTTACTGAATTAGTAAAACAGATAAATGGCCAAACTTCAATGAGCAGAGTTGGTAATTCCTTAGATAATAGAGAAATTGAATATTTTTTTAGTTGTTTAAAAGGAGAATATCTAAATCATATTAATACAAGCAAAATGAGCTTCAAAGAAATTTTTAACCATATAGATTGGTATAATAAAAAAAGAATACAAAAAGTTTTAAATTGAAAAACGCCAGCTAGTGCCTGCGTTAATATTTAA
- a CDS encoding IS3 family transposase — protein MKILGIKAVKKKRVPDYDKSGPLRFKNILNRNFKANNLNEKWVTDVTYIKTSSGMVYLSAIKDLYNSEIVDWKLSKKPDNELCHTNLKPAITKKGKPKLIHSDQGWPYTNKTWKYLCNSNNIKISMSRRGNSPNNGAYESFFWTLKNECIYTYKVSELNYSNIYNVISDYIEFYNYVRPSLKYKKTPYEFRMEKVSF, from the coding sequence ATGAAAATATTAGGCATTAAGGCAGTCAAAAAGAAAAGAGTACCCGATTATGATAAATCAGGTCCATTAAGATTTAAAAATATTTTAAACAGAAATTTTAAAGCAAATAACTTAAATGAAAAATGGGTTACAGATGTTACTTACATTAAAACAAGTTCAGGGATGGTTTATTTATCAGCCATTAAAGACTTATACAATTCAGAAATAGTAGATTGAAAACTTTCTAAAAAACCTGATAATGAACTTTGCCATACAAATTTAAAACCTGCAATCACAAAAAAAGGTAAACCAAAACTTATTCATTCTGATCAAGGTTGGCCATACACAAACAAGACTTGAAAATATTTATGTAATTCTAATAATATAAAGATTTCTATGTCGAGAAGAGGAAATTCTCCTAATAACGGTGCATACGAATCGTTTTTTTGAACTTTAAAAAACGAGTGTATTTATACTTATAAAGTAAGTGAGCTAAATTATTCTAATATATATAATGTAATTTCTGATTATATTGAGTTTTATAATTACGTAAGACCTTCATTAAAGTATAAAAAAACTCCATACGAATTTCGTATGGAGAAAGTATCTTTTTAA
- a CDS encoding lipoprotein produces MKKLLSLLGAMGMVATSSSVAVACGNDDTKKDSDSGNETSEPELSLDELVAKHKEMLDKYVPLEKIVVDGEPTFEQRVECNKMWIYLSESAYKICKIDASKLPENQTIIPLNSKEEFLKSLKDAVKDLKEESPEVYEQLKNDFDKMIEKYSK; encoded by the coding sequence ATGAAGAAATTATTAAGTTTATTAGGAGCAATGGGAATGGTTGCTACCTCAAGCAGTGTTGCTGTTGCGTGCGGTAACGATGATACAAAAAAAGATAGTGATAGCGGGAACGAAACTTCAGAACCAGAACTTAGTTTAGATGAATTAGTAGCTAAACATAAAGAAATGTTAGATAAATATGTACCACTAGAAAAAATCGTAGTAGATGGCGAACCAACTTTTGAGCAGAGAGTAGAATGTAATAAAATGTGAATTTATTTGAGTGAGTCTGCTTACAAAATATGCAAAATAGATGCTAGCAAATTACCAGAAAATCAAACAATTATTCCACTAAATTCTAAAGAAGAATTTTTAAAATCACTTAAAGATGCAGTTAAAGATCTTAAAGAAGAAAGCCCAGAAGTTTATGAGCAATTAAAAAACGATTTTGATAAAATGATAGAAAAATATTCAAAATAA
- a CDS encoding ImmA/IrrE family metallo-endopeptidase, which yields MIKYNKKTNIFQKYSFKNALLLMSQSKNITELKTYNAWQKGGVNVNKGAKALYVLSPLPMCKEHGIASKCGSNKCVDTYMKYKKQPLFDAKQTNLKEEEINKIVEENFQNKIKNPEFNYLVEYLQSIKPFALNYSLSEKGEAGYTDGKKINISVDSDPDLKNQTLLHEFGHIYLEHNTDNLGYEGHIRGVKETQAEMFAWVSEKMLGIENEKTKKIASNYINSWTKETKDMNPMKEFNKVFNSVNKVFNKPTIEQQKEIVSDWNKNKEQVKELFNDKKTLNVDKTRNLNIEFLNKKEEKKINR from the coding sequence TTGATTAAATACAATAAAAAAACCAATATTTTTCAAAAATACTCATTTAAAAATGCATTACTTTTAATGAGTCAGTCCAAAAATATAACTGAGTTAAAAACATATAACGCATGACAAAAAGGAGGAGTCAATGTCAACAAAGGAGCAAAAGCTTTATATGTTTTATCTCCCCTACCAATGTGTAAAGAACATGGAATAGCATCAAAGTGCGGTTCAAATAAATGTGTAGATACATATATGAAATATAAAAAACAACCCCTTTTTGATGCTAAACAAACCAATTTAAAAGAAGAAGAGATAAATAAAATTGTTGAAGAAAACTTTCAAAATAAAATAAAAAATCCAGAGTTTAATTATCTTGTTGAATACTTACAATCTATTAAACCTTTTGCCCTTAATTATAGTCTTAGCGAAAAAGGAGAAGCTGGATACACAGACGGTAAAAAAATCAATATATCAGTTGATAGTGATCCGGATTTAAAAAATCAAACTTTACTACATGAATTTGGTCATATATATTTAGAACACAATACAGATAATTTAGGTTACGAAGGACACATTCGCGGTGTTAAAGAAACACAAGCTGAAATGTTTGCTTGAGTAAGTGAAAAAATGTTGGGAATAGAAAATGAAAAAACTAAAAAAATAGCTTCTAATTACATTAATTCATGAACAAAAGAAACTAAAGATATGAACCCTATGAAAGAATTCAACAAAGTATTTAATAGTGTAAACAAAGTCTTTAACAAACCAACTATAGAACAACAAAAAGAAATAGTTAGTGATTGAAACAAAAATAAAGAACAAGTGAAAGAATTATTTAATGATAAAAAAACTTTAAATGTAGATAAAACCAGAAACCTAAATATAGAGTTTTTAAATAAAAAAGAAGAAAAAAAAATAAATAGATAA